The genomic DNA CCGCTGTCGTCCAACCTTGGGTCCATACTGTCGCAATTGAGACCTTCTACCGTGGCAAACACTGTTAGTTAAGACTTGTTTGATGGGAATATTaagggaaaagggaaaagcCTCACCAATGAACTGGTAACTTGTACCAGGTTTGTTTGATAGTTGGATTGGTGTCAAGTTGGACTTTCGGGAttccaaaagaaaagaaaacaaacagGGTCAGTTTAAATATCTCTGCAAAACCATGATGAATTAAACCTTAATTCTTGAAGAGAAAAGTCTTCATGGCACCCACCTGGGGTTGGGCGCCGTCACTTTTCAAACcatcctgctgctgcaagCTCACAAGCGCCACTGGAAAACCTAAATGTGACTTCAAAGATATCAACTGCATACCGGCCGTGATCGGCGTGGCCACTTGAAACTAAACTCAATGTTTCCTTGAGAGCTCTTATGTACCTCGGAAAATACACAGATAAGAAAAGCTTGATCGAATGTGCTGATTCTAAGTGGATAATACTTTTGGGGGCTCTATAGAGTTCTTGTATTCTTCTTTGGGGCAGATTTTCATAATGAACCGTCAATGAACGAGAAGTTTATAGGCGGGGTTTTCAATAATTGTCCTAATTATCCTGATTTCTAAAATACACTTACAGTCATACTCTCCAAGTCCTGACATTCCACCAGCTTTCTTTCAAGTCCATCAATGATGGCGTCAAGAATATCCCCATTTTAGCCACCGACAGCTCTGCGCTTCTCCTTAGATCTACGGGACTGGATTCTGTGAGCTGTGATCTGACTCCTGCGAGCTGAGACCTCACTACTGCGAGCTGGACCGTGACTGTGAACCAGAGCTCGTTTCCGGATAGGATAGTCTTCACGTCAAAAAGCGATGGTTGTCAGTGATATTTTGATTCCTTTTGCATCTTCACACCGATACACGTGAGTAAAGGCAGATAGACTTACCTCCAAGGTTCAAATTGGTCACGTGCGCCGCCAGACACGAGGACACATAAAAGTTTATCAGTGTACCCTTATCTACCATCTGACAAAGTGATATCAAGATATTTGCTCAGGATACCTGACGAATTCCCAAACCATGACAGCAATGACTGAGGTTACATGCTCTAGCTTGGCCCACAATGACACATGAGCCTGCAAACACAATCAACCTGGACAGCCCGATCCGATCTATTACCCGCCTGATGTTCCCTTTGAATTATGGCTCCTTCTTCAGACTTTAGAATCTCATTGGCAGCCAAGATCTGATGATTCTCACGGCCCGAAGCGTGCCTGGTGGAAAGCCGACACCGACACGCCATCCGGGTAAGAGGCGTCTAATTCCCTTCCATTCATTCCATTCCCCACATTCAACATGATATATGTCGTTTTCTGTTTGGACTGACTGACCCAAGATCATGTGAGTCTGGGGTGGGTCAGCTACCACCGACCTGCGTTGGCACCATGACACGTTGGGCACCAAGCATGCAAACCCGAGCCGAAGCAGGTCTAGGAGCATGCAAAGGTTTTATGAGGCGGCCCCGATAGGTTGGAAGTCAGATCTGAGCTTTCTTGTCATTTGGTATGAGCCAGAGCGATCATGATTGTTGGGTGACAGCAGCCGGTCTGGTGCCGACTGTCGAGTGGTGTGTCATGGCCCCGCTTGCAACGACAGCGCTCATATGGGGAGGGGCCTCTCTTCCGGCAGCCCATATGGTTGAAGTAAACAGCATTGCCACTCCGCTCGTTGGATCTTCGGATGAGGTTGGCCGCTTCGCGCTACCTGCTAGACCGCCGGTGTTCCCCTGTGCGGCTCTTTCTGTCAGTCCACTGGTACTTAATAGGTTGACCCACAGCTATGCAGGTGTCTCTGACTTCCCTTCATTCACCTTCCCATACTCTGGGAGTCAGAACCTCCTTGTAATCAAAGTAAACCGTAAGCAACTTGTTCGTACCATGGTGTAACCCTTCTCTGATGTCCTTCAACGAACATAGGTAGCCATTACCAATGACACGGGCTGCTCACTGAACCGATAATGGCTTCCAAACCAAGAGAATACAACATCCCAGCACACCCCAATCGGGATTTCTGGTCATCACTATGgccgacatcctcctctcctcccgcgaAAGCCACGACAGTCGAGCCAACGCCGACCTATAGCGTCCCCAAGGGTTCTCGTCGTGCAAAGACGCCCGTCATATCCGAAGAGCCATCGAAATCAAAAAAATCAAAACCTATAAGGacaaagtcaaagtcaaagtcaaagtcaaagaaaagctcaacatcaAAGGGTCCTGGGTCATGGTCGGAATGGTACCTCAGCGAGGACAACGAGTACTTTTGGCGTGCGAGAAAACTTCCAAATGGTATGTCCGCATatcaccccctttttcccgTCCTAATCCACTGACGTCAAAACCCTCGCGTCCAGATCAATGGGACTACGaaaaacaacccaaaccagaaccacctcaacccgagatccaacccctcccacatcctcACCTGGTGCCAATAACCCAGCAAACTCAATCAAAAATATCACCAGAACCCGAAATCaaaccactccctcaccctcacctaGAAACAATatcccaacaaacccaacccaccaccatcaccccccaaccagacccccaacccctcccacacccccacATGCAACCAATATCCCAACCCAGCTCCCCAAGATAACAATAGAAGACGCAACCCCTTAtccacttcttcctcttcatccccctccccatcgcgaacccctctccccaatccaacacccacctcaaacccccccctccccgccctcaaATCCCACCGCTCCGGCCGATCagccctcacaaaccccaaatcctcctatcccaccatcatcacaaagTCCACAGGCCGCCCAACAGAAgcaatcaccacctccaaccccagcccTCGAACCTCCGGCCTCGCCCTCACAAGAATAGAatccatctcccccatccgGAAACCTTCCCCTTTATCCAAACCCCCCAGGACAGCctcccagcaacaaccagcacccaaacccccaaaagtCGTCAACCCCCCTGCTAAAAAATCTTCGTCGCCAAAAAGGCCGATCGGGCCGGTAATGTGGCTTTTTACCGAGGGTAGGTCGAGAAAGGGGAAGTCATTagcctcgccgccgccacccgcgggaggggggaaggaaggaggggatgggggggtggtcatcaccaagaacaaggggACTGGCGTCTCGAATAGTGAGCTggcaaaaaagaagaagatgctgGATAGGAAGATTagagaggggaaggtggtggataCAAAGGTTGATAGTAAAAAGAGGATAAGGGCTTGGTTGggcggggtggagggggaggaggagctgattcctttggatggggaggggtttcCTGTTTATCGGTAGGGaaatggggagggtgggctGTCTCGGGGAAAGGTGGAAAGTGGTGCTGGATAGGTACCAGGTGTCGTTCGCTCAAAAGGGTCCAAgtggtttcttttgtctgTTTTGATGGTGGATAGCGCTGACCTGATCAGAGAAACAGGTTCAGCGGGTGGTTTTGAATGTTGTCATTCGTTTTGCTGTAGGAGcgatttcttttgtttgggaGGTTTGGATGATACCCCTTGTTGATGATAGTTTTGCATTCTTCGAGCATAGGCCAGGCAATGGCACTGTTGACATACCCTAATATAACAAATCAATATTCTAAACAATAGTCGTCAGCATGACGCCAGTTTAATAATTCCCCTCTGTGAACTCCAGCGCAGCCCACCTCCAAGTCTATACACCAATATACCTCTGTCCCATCTCCCAGCACCTacaacctctccccaccCGTGACCCCATTCTCCTTCATTTtatcctcttccccaaccccaggctccatctccccacccatccccttctcctccctcctcgactcctccacctcctcctcgcccctctcctccctcctcatctcaaTCTCACTCGGatacaccctcctccccatccccaccacatcaacccacctccacttcgccacctccacccccctccccagcacatcccccctctccctctccaacctcgactccccaaccacaaccccattCCCCCTCAAAAACTGCACCGCAGCCCTCACATTCAAACTCAACACCGCCTCGGGCGTCTCCGACCCGAAAGCCTTTTTCGTCAACCAAGGAAACAAAACCGCAAAATCCGACTGACTCAAATGTGCAGATTTCTCTACATAAAACAAATACGGCGCCGGGTGGTCAGGCGActccttcacaacctccGCGGTCGGATCAGCAGACAAAACCTTCGCCGTGCGGTGCAGGTGCGTCCCCCATTTGAAAAACTGATCTGATTCCACCGCGAGAATCTTCGACATCTTTTGCTGTTCTTGAGACACAGAATAGCACGGCAGCGGGAGACGATACAGCTTGTCGGACGCGGCCGATAAAAGAGGGAAACACCACATATCCAGCAAGACAGCCGGGTTCAAACCGTTGATTTGTGACAGGATAGCCGAGCCAGGCCGCGGGGTGAATAACCTGCCCTCCTCAAAAGACTCCAGAGCAGGATGGGACGAATAGAAGACTGATTTGAGGAACTGGACCATGGTCGAGGAACCAAACGAGTGGCCCGCAAAGATCACTTTGCCGGGGTCCAAGATGTCGAGTTTGTTGTGCAAGGCAAAGAGGGCCGAAACaggggtgctggtgttgaggttggaggcGATGACTTTGTTGTCGTTGCGGtcgatggcgaggatggcttCAAAGATCATATCGAGTTCCCAGAGGCGGATGCGGAGTTGGGAGTCGCGCTGGGCCCAGATCTCAGGGGTTTGGTTGTGCGGGATTCGTAGGTAGGCGAGGGGGGTGGCCTTTTTGGGCGTTTGGGGGTCGCGGATGAGGGTGAGAGCTGCGCTCTGGTCGCGATGTTCG from Podospora pseudoanserina strain CBS 124.78 chromosome 2, whole genome shotgun sequence includes the following:
- a CDS encoding hypothetical protein (EggNog:ENOG503PY8B), with the protein product MASKPREYNIPAHPNRDFWSSLWPTSSSPPAKATTVEPTPTYSVPKGSRRAKTPVISEEPSKSKKSKPIRTKSKSKSKSKKSSTSKGPGSWSEWYLSEDNEYFWRARKLPNDQWDYEKQPKPEPPQPEIQPLPHPHLKQYPNKPNPPPSPPNQTPNPSHTPTCNQYPNPAPQDNNRRRNPLSTSSSSSPSPSRTPLPNPTPTSNPPLPALKSHRSGRSALTNPKSSYPTIITKSTGRPTEAITTSNPSPRTSGLALTRIESISPIRKPSPLSKPPRTASQQQPAPKPPKVVNPPAKKSSSPKRPIGPVMWLFTEGRSRKGKSLASPPPPAGGGKEGGDGGVVITKNKGTGVSNSELAKKKKMLDRKIREGKVVDTKVDSKKRIRAWLGGVEGEEELIPLDGEGFPVYR
- a CDS encoding hypothetical protein (COG:I; EggNog:ENOG503NX8X), whose translation is MSLLSSLLSPVPGFPEYTGAYRVGTVDVEIPISKLPAGKKPEGAADVHTVLFRIFYPTVAEAQGKYISWLPAPQRLHIEAYAQFLGLGSKTASVLSFLPRHLHWTTIPAIKNAPLLSPPAEHSSSRWPTMIFSHGLGGNRNAYSHLAGSLASHGVVVICPEHRDQSAALTLIRDPQTPKKATPLAYLRIPHNQTPEIWAQRDSQLRIRLWELDMIFEAILAIDRNDNKVIASNLNTSTPVSALFALHNKLDILDPGKVIFAGHSFGSSTMVQFLKSVFYSSHPALESFEEGRLFTPRPGSAILSQINGLNPAVLLDMWCFPLLSAASDKLYRLPLPCYSVSQEQQKMSKILAVESDQFFKWGTHLHRTAKVLSADPTAEVVKESPDHPAPYLFYVEKSAHLSQSDFAVLFPWLTKKAFGSETPEAVLSLNVRAAVQFLRGNGVVVGESRLERERGDVLGRGVEVAKWRWVDVVGMGRRVYPSEIEMRREERGEEEVEESRREEKGMGGEMEPGVGEEDKMKENGVTGGERL